From Saccharothrix espanaensis DSM 44229, the proteins below share one genomic window:
- a CDS encoding DUF5682 family protein: MAATFLGVRHHSPACARLVRDTIAELRPAHVLIEGPSDVNERLDELLLGHELPIALYTYHRDGERSHASWTPFCDYSPEWVALTEGRAAGARVRFIDLPAWHPAFADRDNRYADAEVRYAEAVDRLCREFAVNNVDTLWDHLVEAAPADGLAERLDAYFDLVRGDSAAAEDDRAREAYMARWVRAAVAEAGDHPVLVVTGGFHTPALRALTASTPPLTKGGVDLPDGDVDSPTDGVGLPAADIGLPTDGVGFPEDGVDGDGWPVVPKIADRAGASYLVPYSHRRLDSFTGYQSGMPSPEYYHWLWTDGVEGAAARLLESVVRRLRARKVAVSTSDLIAARALADGLARLRGHDHPARVDVLDGLTGALVSEYLDQPPPWTRRGPLLPGAHPAVVEMVAALSGDRVGRLHADTPAPPLVSAVQAELAAAGLDRDGVHRLDLARPDDLHRSRVLHRLRVLDVPGFSRESGPRGGGDPDPVECWRITFHVHRDPALIEAAAHGATTQEAAGAKLAELVPGAELPTLSALLFDAVLCGVAAVSDRVLGILADEVGRAGDLESLGRVLADVLSLWRHDRLLGAAGAPALGEVVDAAVTRALWLAEGVQGGPAPAERGRLTALVALRDAVRHASAVVGVTAESAVAVTRRISADHRVPPDLRGAAFGFGWSLGFPVDAVDAVRGMAAPATMGDWLAGLFALARDEVLTAEGVVAVLDEVVGALAEEEFLVALPALRQAFAFFPPAEREAIARMLMARRGVEGSARALLRTPVDPAVLAEAGLLEAAVRRVLVREGLA; this comes from the coding sequence ATGGCGGCGACCTTCCTCGGCGTCCGGCACCACAGCCCGGCGTGCGCCCGCCTGGTCCGCGACACCATCGCGGAGCTGCGGCCGGCGCACGTCCTGATCGAGGGCCCGTCCGACGTCAACGAGCGGCTGGACGAGCTGCTGCTGGGCCACGAACTGCCGATCGCGCTGTACACCTACCACCGCGACGGCGAGCGGTCGCACGCCTCGTGGACGCCGTTCTGCGACTACTCGCCGGAGTGGGTGGCGCTCACCGAGGGCCGGGCGGCGGGGGCGCGGGTGCGATTCATCGACCTGCCGGCGTGGCACCCGGCGTTCGCCGACCGCGACAACCGCTACGCCGACGCGGAGGTGCGCTACGCCGAGGCCGTCGACCGGCTGTGCCGGGAGTTCGCGGTGAACAACGTCGACACCCTGTGGGACCACCTGGTCGAGGCGGCCCCGGCGGACGGCCTGGCCGAGCGCCTGGACGCCTACTTCGACCTGGTCCGCGGCGACAGCGCGGCGGCCGAGGACGACCGGGCCCGCGAGGCGTACATGGCCCGCTGGGTCCGCGCCGCCGTGGCCGAGGCCGGCGACCACCCGGTCCTGGTGGTGACCGGCGGCTTCCACACCCCGGCCCTGCGCGCCCTGACAGCCTCGACACCGCCGCTCACCAAGGGCGGCGTCGACCTCCCGGACGGCGATGTCGACTCCCCGACAGACGGTGTCGGCCTTCCGGCGGCAGATATCGGCCTTCCGACAGACGGTGTCGGCTTTCCGGAGGACGGTGTCGACGGCGACGGGTGGCCGGTGGTGCCGAAGATCGCGGACCGCGCCGGGGCGAGTTACCTGGTGCCCTACTCGCACCGGCGGCTGGACTCGTTCACCGGCTACCAGTCCGGGATGCCGTCGCCGGAGTACTACCACTGGCTGTGGACCGACGGTGTCGAAGGCGCGGCGGCCCGGTTGCTCGAATCGGTGGTCCGCCGGCTGCGCGCGCGCAAGGTCGCGGTGTCCACCAGCGACCTGATCGCCGCCCGCGCCCTCGCCGACGGCCTGGCCCGGCTGCGCGGCCACGACCACCCCGCGCGGGTCGACGTGCTCGACGGGCTGACCGGCGCGCTGGTCTCCGAGTACCTCGACCAGCCGCCGCCGTGGACCCGGCGCGGGCCGCTGCTGCCGGGCGCGCACCCGGCCGTCGTGGAGATGGTCGCGGCGCTCAGCGGTGACCGGGTCGGCCGGCTGCACGCCGACACGCCCGCCCCGCCGCTGGTGTCCGCTGTCCAGGCCGAGCTGGCAGCGGCGGGGCTGGACCGGGACGGGGTGCACCGGCTCGACCTCGCGCGCCCCGACGACCTGCACCGCAGCCGCGTGCTGCACCGGCTGCGGGTGCTCGACGTGCCCGGTTTCAGCCGGGAGTCCGGGCCGCGCGGCGGCGGCGACCCGGATCCGGTCGAGTGCTGGCGGATCACGTTCCACGTCCACCGCGACCCGGCCCTGATCGAGGCCGCCGCGCACGGTGCGACGACGCAGGAGGCTGCCGGGGCGAAGCTGGCCGAGCTGGTGCCGGGGGCCGAGCTGCCGACGTTGTCCGCGCTGCTGTTCGACGCGGTGCTGTGCGGGGTGGCGGCGGTCTCCGACCGGGTGCTGGGGATCCTCGCCGACGAGGTCGGCCGGGCGGGCGACCTGGAGTCGCTGGGCCGGGTGCTGGCCGACGTGCTGAGCCTGTGGCGGCACGACCGGCTGCTGGGCGCGGCGGGCGCTCCGGCGCTGGGCGAGGTGGTCGACGCGGCGGTGACCAGGGCGCTGTGGCTGGCCGAGGGCGTGCAGGGCGGTCCGGCTCCGGCCGAGCGCGGGCGGCTGACCGCGCTGGTCGCGCTGCGCGACGCGGTGCGGCACGCGTCCGCCGTCGTCGGGGTCACCGCCGAGAGCGCGGTGGCGGTCACCCGCCGGATCAGCGCGGACCACCGGGTGCCACCGGACCTGCGGGGCGCGGCGTTCGGCTTCGGCTGGTCGCTGGGGTTCCCGGTCGACGCGGTCGACGCGGTGCGCGGGATGGCCGCGCCCGCGACGATGGGCGACTGGCTGGCGGGGCTGTTCGCGCTGGCGCGCGACGAGGTGCTGACCGCCGAGGGCGTGGTGGCGGTGCTGGACGAGGTCGTCGGGGCGCTGGCCGAGGAGGAGTTCCTGGTGGCGCTGCCCGCGTTGCGGCAGGCGTTCGCGTTCTTCCCGCCGGCCGAGCGGGAGGCGATCGCCCGGATGCTGATGGCGCGGCGCGGGGTCGAGGGGTCGGCGCGGGCCCTGCTGCGCACGCCGGTCGACCCGGCGGTGCTCGCGGAGGCGGGGCTGCTGGAGGCGGCGGTGCGGCGGGTGCTGGTGCGGGAGGGGTTGGCGTGA
- a CDS encoding SWIM zinc finger family protein has product MRADLLALTPDALGALANRGLVKRATKELDAGTGPEVEVAGDGTVTGRFPDGVESTLPPDVALDAARCTCGAPGVCRHRIAVVLAYQRTGESAAFTAWSPGAVTDEALTALVGDRVLAAARRAQRAGYPVKLTRPSAEDPVATAELPSCTVKFLVPDDLGYVHTDAVAAKRDEVLVLAVWAFREADERGLTGPRPQFDVGGAPGPAADLAPALDLAGRLLRDGAVHTTPVLDAALRRVRADLVAAGLHWPAAAVDDLAEQIDAYRQRSARHHPQRAAELITELYARHRATGRRSQVLGTDEAAETPLRRVRLTALGCRVRGGEDERTAEVFFADEASVLVLRHRWPVGEDEHPTGHDLAGRRLAGSTLGALAASTVVSESAARSASRVVRLTSNRVSQTSITPVGRSWARLPATVLEQDLAAVAEALRDLPPRLVRPRIEAETVRVVRIGEVRRIGYDPGAQRLDVEIADPHGHPATVSAVHRGVSPAALDVLATALADEPTHLSGALRRVRGGLVIDPIAVLTAQGVVVPDLAAGGAATLDGPGWDRPDPITAAVDDALSATAEAAHRGLDHLPDSIRTRLFDAVAGLRRVGLTTAAATLDALATTPDQETWLTAQFHLLTTAELR; this is encoded by the coding sequence ATGCGCGCGGACCTGCTCGCCCTCACCCCGGACGCGCTGGGCGCGCTGGCCAACCGGGGCCTGGTGAAACGGGCGACCAAAGAGCTCGACGCGGGCACCGGGCCCGAGGTCGAGGTGGCCGGCGACGGCACGGTGACCGGCCGGTTCCCCGACGGCGTGGAGTCGACGCTGCCGCCGGACGTGGCGCTGGACGCGGCCCGCTGCACGTGCGGCGCGCCCGGCGTGTGCCGGCACCGCATCGCGGTCGTGCTGGCCTACCAGCGCACCGGCGAGTCCGCCGCGTTCACCGCGTGGTCGCCGGGCGCGGTCACCGACGAGGCGCTGACCGCGCTGGTCGGCGACCGGGTGCTGGCCGCCGCGCGCCGCGCGCAACGCGCCGGGTACCCGGTGAAGCTGACCCGACCGTCCGCCGAGGACCCGGTGGCGACGGCCGAACTGCCCTCCTGCACGGTCAAGTTCCTGGTGCCCGACGACCTGGGCTACGTGCACACCGACGCGGTCGCGGCGAAGCGCGACGAGGTGCTGGTGCTCGCGGTGTGGGCGTTCCGCGAGGCCGACGAGCGCGGCCTGACCGGGCCCCGGCCCCAGTTCGACGTGGGCGGCGCGCCCGGACCGGCGGCGGACCTCGCGCCCGCGCTCGACCTGGCCGGCCGGCTGTTGCGCGACGGCGCGGTGCACACCACGCCCGTGCTGGACGCGGCGCTGCGCCGGGTGCGGGCCGACCTCGTCGCGGCGGGCCTGCACTGGCCCGCGGCGGCCGTGGACGACCTCGCCGAGCAGATCGACGCCTACCGGCAGCGCAGCGCGCGTCACCACCCGCAGCGGGCGGCCGAGCTGATCACCGAGCTCTACGCCCGGCACCGCGCGACCGGGCGGCGCTCGCAGGTGCTGGGCACCGACGAGGCGGCCGAGACGCCGCTGCGCCGGGTCCGGCTGACCGCGCTGGGCTGCCGGGTGCGCGGCGGCGAGGACGAGCGCACCGCCGAGGTGTTCTTCGCCGACGAGGCGTCGGTGCTGGTGCTGCGGCACCGCTGGCCGGTCGGCGAGGACGAGCACCCGACCGGTCACGACCTGGCGGGCCGCCGGCTGGCCGGCTCCACGCTGGGCGCGCTGGCGGCGTCGACGGTGGTCTCGGAGTCGGCGGCTCGGAGCGCGAGCCGGGTGGTGCGGTTGACGTCGAACCGGGTGTCCCAAACGTCGATCACCCCGGTCGGCCGGTCCTGGGCGCGGCTGCCCGCGACCGTGCTGGAGCAGGACCTGGCCGCGGTCGCCGAGGCGCTGCGCGACCTGCCACCGAGGCTGGTCCGGCCGCGGATCGAGGCCGAGACCGTGCGGGTGGTGCGGATCGGCGAGGTGCGCCGGATCGGCTACGACCCGGGCGCGCAGCGGCTGGACGTCGAGATCGCCGACCCGCACGGCCACCCGGCGACGGTGTCGGCCGTGCACCGGGGCGTCAGCCCGGCGGCGCTGGACGTGCTGGCCACCGCCCTCGCCGACGAGCCGACCCACCTCAGCGGCGCGCTGCGCCGGGTGCGCGGCGGGCTGGTGATCGACCCGATCGCGGTGCTGACGGCCCAGGGCGTCGTCGTGCCGGACCTGGCGGCGGGCGGCGCGGCGACCCTCGACGGCCCCGGCTGGGACCGGCCGGACCCGATCACGGCGGCCGTCGACGACGCCCTGTCCGCCACCGCCGAGGCCGCGCACCGGGGCCTGGACCACCTGCCGGACAGCATCCGCACCCGGCTGTTCGACGCGGTCGCGGGCCTGCGCCGCGTCGGCCTGACCACCGCGGCGGCCACGCTCGACGCCCTGGCCACCACCCCCGACCAGGAAACCTGGCTGACCGCCCAATTCCACCTGCTCACCACCGCCGAACTCCGCTGA
- a CDS encoding VWA domain-containing protein, which yields MSDLERWRLILGEPAGRHTGPLRDGARARDSALDWLYARDPDLPQRDVRPGGTEDSVLTTVDWLDGIHRLFPKETVERLERDAMERYGITEVVTDPAVLERIEPNAALLRAVLRTKHLMNPDVLVLARRIVAAVVAELMRKLAGEVRRSFTGTKVRRRGNFKQARNFDFRGTLRANLAHYQPDTRRVAIETPLFHSRTRRHLDQWQLVLVVDQSGSMAGSVIHSAVTAACLWGLPGLKTHLIAFDTNVVDLTSDVTDPVELLMKVQLGGGTNIARAMAYAAGLVENPRRAIVAVVTDFYEGGDESWLVRVVRGLVEQGTHVLGLAALDEDANPVYDRDLAQRLANVGAQVGAMTPGQLAEFVAERLG from the coding sequence GTGAGCGATCTGGAGCGCTGGCGGTTGATCCTGGGCGAACCGGCCGGCCGGCACACCGGTCCGCTGCGGGACGGGGCGCGGGCCCGGGACTCCGCGCTGGACTGGCTCTACGCGCGCGATCCGGACCTGCCCCAGCGCGACGTCCGGCCCGGCGGCACCGAGGACTCGGTGCTGACCACGGTCGACTGGCTCGACGGCATCCACCGGCTGTTCCCGAAGGAGACCGTGGAGCGGCTGGAGCGCGACGCCATGGAGCGGTACGGCATCACCGAGGTGGTGACCGACCCGGCGGTGCTGGAGCGGATCGAGCCGAACGCCGCGCTGCTGCGGGCGGTCCTGCGCACCAAGCACCTGATGAACCCGGACGTGCTGGTGCTCGCGCGGCGGATCGTCGCGGCGGTGGTGGCCGAGCTGATGCGCAAGCTGGCCGGGGAGGTCCGGCGGTCGTTCACCGGCACGAAGGTCCGCCGGCGCGGCAACTTCAAGCAGGCCCGCAACTTCGACTTCCGCGGCACGCTGCGCGCGAACCTCGCGCACTACCAGCCCGACACCAGGCGGGTGGCGATCGAGACCCCGCTGTTCCACTCCCGCACCCGGCGCCACCTCGACCAGTGGCAGCTGGTGCTCGTGGTGGACCAGTCCGGCTCGATGGCGGGCTCGGTGATCCACTCGGCGGTGACGGCGGCGTGCCTGTGGGGCCTGCCGGGCCTCAAGACCCACCTGATCGCGTTCGACACCAACGTGGTCGACCTGACCTCGGACGTCACCGACCCGGTCGAGCTGCTGATGAAGGTGCAGCTCGGCGGCGGCACCAACATCGCGCGGGCGATGGCGTACGCGGCGGGGCTGGTGGAGAACCCGCGCCGGGCGATCGTCGCGGTGGTCACCGACTTCTACGAGGGCGGCGACGAGAGTTGGCTGGTCCGGGTGGTGCGCGGCCTGGTGGAGCAGGGCACGCACGTGCTCGGCCTGGCGGCGCTGGACGAGGACGCGAACCCCGTCTACGACCGGGACCTGGCGCAGCGGCTGGCGAACGTCGGTGCGCAGGTCGGCGCGATGACCCCGGGGCAGTTGGCGGAGTTCGTCGCGGAGAGGCTCGGCTGA
- a CDS encoding ATP-binding protein, with amino-acid sequence MADNAHLQRPPAEVRFADELARLRDTDRAHRPPGWALSLEAARRFIVGDEAAGISRKFVGDPSLIDRSLVTLATSRGLMLVGEPGTAKSLLSELIAAAVCGESTLTIQGGAATTEDQVKYSWNYALLVAEGPTPRSLVPAPMLRGMAEGKVVRFEEITRCPLEVQDCMLSLLSERVVAVPELPGADGMVFARDGFNVIATANTRDRGVNEMSAALKRRFNFETVFPIADFGTELELVEREAGRLLERSGVGAPPRRDVLEVLVRTFRDLRGSGPSPADRLSTVMSTAEAVSVAHAVGLRGWYLRGEPGSAADVVECLAGTAAKDSPEDLARLRRYLEQQVPRRKGTQWQELHRARHRLPG; translated from the coding sequence ATGGCCGACAACGCACACCTGCAACGACCGCCCGCCGAGGTGCGGTTCGCCGACGAGCTGGCCCGGCTGCGCGACACCGACCGCGCGCACCGCCCGCCGGGCTGGGCGCTGAGCCTGGAGGCCGCGCGCCGGTTCATCGTCGGCGACGAGGCCGCCGGCATCAGCCGCAAGTTCGTCGGCGACCCGTCGCTGATCGACCGGTCGCTGGTGACCCTGGCGACCAGCCGGGGGCTGATGCTGGTCGGCGAGCCCGGCACGGCCAAGTCGCTGCTGTCCGAGCTGATCGCGGCGGCCGTGTGCGGCGAGTCGACGCTGACCATCCAGGGCGGCGCGGCGACCACCGAGGACCAGGTCAAGTACTCGTGGAACTACGCCCTGCTGGTCGCCGAGGGCCCGACACCCCGGTCACTGGTGCCCGCGCCGATGCTGCGCGGCATGGCCGAGGGCAAGGTGGTCCGGTTCGAGGAGATCACCCGCTGCCCGCTGGAGGTGCAGGACTGCATGCTGTCGCTGCTGTCCGAACGGGTGGTGGCGGTCCCGGAGCTGCCGGGCGCGGACGGCATGGTGTTCGCCCGCGACGGCTTCAACGTCATCGCCACCGCGAACACCCGCGACCGGGGCGTGAACGAGATGAGCGCCGCGCTCAAGCGCCGGTTCAACTTCGAGACCGTGTTCCCGATCGCGGACTTCGGCACCGAGCTGGAGCTGGTGGAGCGGGAGGCGGGGCGGCTGCTGGAGCGCTCCGGGGTGGGCGCGCCGCCGCGCCGCGACGTGCTGGAGGTGCTCGTCCGCACGTTCCGCGACCTGCGCGGCAGCGGGCCGTCGCCGGCCGACCGGCTGTCCACCGTGATGAGCACGGCCGAGGCCGTGTCGGTGGCGCACGCGGTCGGGTTGCGCGGCTGGTACCTGCGGGGCGAGCCGGGCAGCGCGGCCGACGTGGTCGAGTGCCTCGCCGGCACCGCCGCCAAGGACAGCCCCGAGGACCTGGCCCGGCTGCGCCGGTACCTGGAGCAGCAGGTGCCGCGCCGCAAGGGCACGCAGTGGCAGGAGCTGCACCGCGCCCGTCACCGGTTGCCGGGCTGA
- a CDS encoding amidohydrolase family protein, with protein sequence MTEPPPTDLQVDFPFDYVAHVSGERRIGRLPARALGTPVAVIGAGGSGLTAAYELLRIGCRPIVYEAETSAAGPGGRRLGGRMFSLRLAPDDSAVVELGCMRVPDSAKLLRQYTDRFGLHWLPFRDDYAAGTTPWTVLDVDGVTRAVREITDLYTDDDLFRRAHTRWRAALTRVGLFALQEAVAARDLDRTRRLWGGLVARFEPWTYYRFLRDPDGASLTWDEARLLGTAGVGTAAWDSFHDLGVLEVFRLLLATEGGGTDYLREGLSAVAEAFWAHRTTGPDGTPTSLAEVNNGAPRPGVTLLEVGETVEDGVVVHSEDGRAERFPAVVFTPQLHVLETSVGVRPLRPGGAAPFGVRMRRAIRRLSYWQSAKTALVTDTPFWAGTSMDGVTLTDRLPRAAYTMDYGEPAGPGGRRAVLVLSFTWAKDAMKIAPSTLDERVAVLTRELGRVHPDLAEELGRQVADGSTCTISWELERNFRGLCRFSRPGEHRYQWDLFAHFMKDFAGEPAIPGEAPNPLFLAGDDTSWSAGWLDHALSSGLNAAWGVLRCLGGQTLPDNPGPGDVWGDHRYRPVTAPDRPRPAVEVGDRADDRRDRVVTAARLWDGERMRAGREARVLVRDGRVEAVGADVAPPADAVAVDLAGHTLLPGLIDCHVHVLDDDLNTAPVGTQLLRALPNLRDLLAAGFTTVRDLGTSDYPAGVDLRDAVAAGLVEGPRLVVAPNILSASGGHGDREPVLTSRYGLRVGTLADGVQQVVDRVRAQARAGADWIKFAAGGGFLSPVDNPTAVTYSQSEIDALVAAATDLGLPCAVHALNDEAVRRSVRAGVRSVEHANLATPETFALLARQGVFLVPTLHAVFRYVDRLDDDEFWAGQPDYRRAKFRALAEPMRAAASHLADSEVTLVFGTDACPVPYRETWREFTAMTRVGISPGRALAAATGAAADLLRRPDLGRVRPGAVADLVAVPGDPLADIAVMGEVDFVMRAGAVRTARP encoded by the coding sequence GTGACCGAACCGCCGCCCACCGACCTCCAGGTGGACTTCCCGTTCGACTACGTGGCCCACGTGAGCGGTGAGCGGCGCATCGGCCGGCTGCCCGCACGGGCGCTGGGCACGCCGGTCGCGGTGATCGGAGCGGGCGGCAGCGGACTGACCGCGGCCTACGAACTGCTGCGGATCGGCTGCCGGCCGATCGTCTACGAGGCGGAGACCTCGGCGGCCGGGCCGGGCGGGCGACGGCTCGGCGGCCGGATGTTCTCGCTGCGGCTGGCACCCGACGACAGCGCCGTGGTGGAACTGGGCTGCATGCGGGTGCCCGACTCCGCCAAGCTGCTGCGCCAGTACACCGACCGGTTCGGGCTGCACTGGCTGCCGTTCCGGGACGACTACGCCGCCGGCACCACGCCGTGGACGGTCCTCGACGTCGACGGCGTCACCCGTGCGGTCCGCGAGATCACCGACCTCTACACCGACGACGACCTGTTCCGGCGAGCGCACACCCGGTGGCGGGCCGCGTTGACCCGGGTGGGCCTCTTCGCCCTCCAGGAGGCGGTGGCCGCGCGTGACCTCGACCGGACCCGCCGGCTCTGGGGCGGGTTGGTGGCGCGCTTCGAGCCCTGGACGTACTACCGCTTCCTGCGCGACCCCGACGGCGCGTCGTTGACCTGGGACGAGGCCCGACTGCTGGGCACGGCGGGCGTCGGCACCGCCGCCTGGGACAGCTTCCACGACCTGGGCGTGCTGGAGGTCTTCCGCCTGCTGCTGGCCACCGAGGGCGGCGGCACGGACTACCTGCGCGAGGGGCTCAGCGCGGTGGCCGAGGCGTTCTGGGCGCACCGCACCACCGGGCCGGACGGCACCCCGACCAGCCTCGCCGAGGTCAACAACGGTGCGCCCAGGCCGGGGGTCACGCTGCTGGAGGTCGGCGAGACGGTCGAAGATGGTGTCGTCGTGCACAGCGAGGACGGCCGGGCGGAGCGCTTCCCGGCGGTCGTGTTCACCCCGCAGCTGCACGTGCTGGAGACCTCGGTCGGGGTCCGCCCGCTGCGTCCCGGCGGTGCCGCGCCGTTCGGCGTCCGGATGCGCCGAGCCATCCGCCGGCTCAGCTACTGGCAGTCCGCCAAGACCGCGCTGGTGACCGACACCCCGTTCTGGGCCGGGACCAGCATGGACGGCGTCACCCTCACCGACCGGCTGCCGCGGGCGGCGTACACGATGGACTACGGCGAACCGGCCGGGCCCGGCGGCCGGCGCGCCGTGCTGGTGCTGAGCTTCACCTGGGCCAAGGACGCCATGAAGATCGCACCGTCCACGTTGGACGAACGGGTCGCGGTGCTCACCCGTGAGCTCGGCCGGGTGCACCCCGACCTGGCCGAGGAGCTGGGCCGGCAGGTGGCCGACGGGAGCACCTGCACGATCTCCTGGGAGCTGGAGCGCAACTTCCGGGGCCTGTGCCGGTTCTCCCGGCCCGGCGAGCACCGCTACCAGTGGGACCTGTTCGCGCACTTCATGAAGGACTTCGCGGGCGAGCCCGCGATACCGGGCGAGGCGCCGAACCCGCTGTTCCTCGCCGGCGACGACACCTCGTGGTCGGCCGGCTGGCTCGACCACGCGCTGTCCTCCGGTCTCAACGCGGCCTGGGGGGTGCTGCGCTGCCTCGGTGGCCAGACCCTGCCCGACAACCCGGGTCCCGGCGACGTGTGGGGCGACCACCGGTACCGGCCGGTGACCGCGCCCGACCGCCCGCGACCGGCGGTCGAGGTCGGCGACCGCGCGGACGACCGCCGCGACCGGGTCGTCACCGCCGCCCGGCTGTGGGACGGCGAGCGGATGCGCGCGGGCCGGGAGGCCCGGGTGCTGGTCCGGGACGGCCGGGTGGAGGCGGTGGGTGCCGACGTGGCACCGCCGGCCGACGCGGTCGCCGTCGACCTGGCGGGGCACACCCTGCTGCCGGGCCTGATCGACTGCCACGTGCACGTGCTGGACGACGACCTGAACACCGCCCCGGTCGGCACGCAACTGCTGCGGGCGCTGCCCAACCTGCGCGACCTGCTCGCGGCCGGGTTCACCACCGTCCGCGACCTCGGCACCAGCGACTACCCCGCCGGCGTGGACCTGCGCGACGCCGTGGCCGCCGGGCTCGTGGAGGGACCGCGGCTGGTCGTCGCGCCCAACATCCTGTCCGCGAGCGGCGGCCACGGCGACCGGGAGCCCGTCCTCACCAGCCGGTACGGCCTGCGCGTCGGGACGCTGGCCGACGGTGTGCAGCAGGTGGTCGACCGGGTGCGCGCCCAGGCCAGGGCCGGCGCGGACTGGATCAAGTTCGCCGCCGGCGGCGGCTTCCTCTCCCCCGTCGACAACCCCACCGCCGTGACCTACAGCCAGTCGGAGATCGACGCGCTGGTCGCCGCGGCGACCGACCTGGGTCTGCCGTGCGCCGTGCACGCGCTAAACGACGAGGCGGTCCGCCGGTCCGTGCGGGCGGGTGTGCGCTCGGTCGAGCACGCCAACCTGGCGACTCCCGAGACCTTCGCCCTGCTCGCCCGACAAGGGGTGTTCCTGGTGCCCACCCTGCACGCCGTGTTCCGCTACGTCGACCGGCTCGACGACGACGAGTTCTGGGCCGGGCAGCCCGACTACCGCCGGGCCAAGTTCCGCGCCCTGGCCGAGCCGATGCGGGCCGCCGCGAGCCACCTGGCGGACAGCGAGGTCACGCTCGTCTTCGGCACCGACGCCTGCCCGGTGCCCTACCGCGAGACGTGGCGCGAGTTCACCGCCATGACCCGGGTCGGCATCAGCCCCGGGCGCGCGCTCGCCGCGGCCACCGGTGCCGCCGCCGACCTGCTGCGCCGACCGGACCTCGGCCGGGTGCGGCCGGGAGCCGTCGCGGACCTGGTCGCCGTGCCCGGCGACCCGCTGGCCGACATCGCGGTCATGGGCGAGGTCGACTTCGTGATGCGGGCGGGCGCGGTCCGCACAGCGCGGCCCTGA